One part of the Xylanibacillus composti genome encodes these proteins:
- a CDS encoding Ig-like domain-containing protein, with product MHSYDINWRKIGVMFLIFCFAFTGMGVNLGTPVSYAAEEGVYVSRSGDDISGDGTRNNPFATLQKAYLVVNNEGTIYLLDDITLTGGGDVVVAINVAKHVTISTAPDIEKTAVIKRGDTSGKVLFQLENNSQVTLRNIIIDGNAERGSLDGRLFNVYSGSTLTLDEGAILQNSYSWHLGSAIYVTSTTVTDSTVEMKGGEISGNKRRDTSGAGKAVYVGSRAKFIMTGGLVTNNTDGGVQSKSDGQILLSGDAVIAGNTYRDSERNVYLEGNNFLYLNGNFTGEAGITAYDRMTVGRQFGQASGGSWTGLENLTADNYPNLFAIYGESNALVWQLPPTVEITTPAGSTVYVAQPVFEGTTDAGADVTVEIKDKAGNIVGTPTVTVNPDGTWSFTPDSDLADGEYTVEVTATWHGKSTKETKDITVDATPPSLEFTAPTGDKVYVAQPVFEGTTDAGADVTVEIKDKDGNIVGTPTVTVNPDGTWSFTSEDALADGAYTVEVTATKDGKINKETKNIIVDTTPPSLEITAPTGDTIYVARPTFEGTTDVGVDVTVEIKDKAGNIVGTPTVTVSPDGTWSFTPDSDLADGEYTVVVTATKGGISTATETKTITVDTSKPTATIDQPSGQVFVARPEISGTATPDSQVTITYTDKSGNLVAETIDVGSDGLWSHKPATDLAEGDTEITVIVEKNGKTSTPVTKTVSIDTEKVDKTALQALVTDTAQQIDAGTLRAEDYTSESWRELQDKLTVARNVLNDDQATRTQVDQAFKDLAQALNNLESIQAPATGAPVVDSVQVNDAEPNKLVLTFDRDITLTDANGFSIIGSYGTISVTDYVYHGATLTLTLNSTVEPGQLLTISYEQENGSIVAADGGQALASFTRRIVDNRVQAPQPPTGKLNALGLTYTDGTEITTNPGFTPDNLGIYAVTVSNGTRQISIDPEAEAGTSLKVFHNGVEVAVSDWSALPLQVGRNTIELKVYDLTGKILKNTYTIEITRQSASRGGGGGGNSGGGGTPPAGEESGEQPGIISTDNGNKEPFATGEKSDQGTTVNIDSGKLQDILGDGQAHQLGIEVNEAGDVNIQGLTAEDLRQLRETGSTLEISTSLARYPVPQDQLNLEALAQHFGNTVLEEIEVQITIRPANAALVQEVQRTAARGNYELLTDPVQVNLTFSHDGRTTEIDHLNGYAAKYIALPAGLDPNRITTGIITYPDGTVFHVPTVVVTRDGQYFAKINDLLSHGTYSVIWNPKSFSDVENHWVQAAANNMGARLVIEGTGNNRFEPNREVTRAEFATFIARGLGLMHQDVEQNIFKDVQTGKWYHDPIVIASQFGIVLGYDEGTFRGEQQITREQGIAMIARAYRLIKPQQTQSQAEVDSILAKHADSKNISSWAQADVAMMVSLGIVYGDSQLHLNPQAEMTRAEAAALIQRILQQTGLID from the coding sequence ATGCACAGCTACGATATTAATTGGCGGAAAATAGGGGTCATGTTCCTGATTTTTTGTTTTGCCTTCACGGGTATGGGGGTAAACTTAGGAACTCCGGTCAGTTATGCAGCGGAAGAAGGCGTCTACGTCTCCAGGAGTGGCGATGATATCTCAGGTGATGGAACCCGAAATAATCCTTTTGCTACATTACAGAAAGCCTATCTAGTGGTAAATAACGAGGGAACGATATATCTCCTGGACGATATCACATTGACGGGTGGTGGTGACGTAGTTGTTGCAATAAATGTTGCCAAGCATGTTACGATTTCTACTGCCCCTGATATCGAAAAAACCGCGGTGATTAAGCGTGGCGATACAAGCGGGAAAGTACTATTTCAACTTGAAAATAATAGCCAGGTAACATTAAGAAATATTATCATTGACGGCAATGCTGAACGAGGGTCGCTCGATGGAAGATTATTTAATGTCTACTCTGGTTCAACACTTACCCTTGATGAAGGTGCTATTTTACAAAACAGCTACTCCTGGCATTTAGGAAGTGCGATATATGTCACTAGCACCACCGTCACCGATTCTACTGTAGAAATGAAAGGCGGAGAAATTAGCGGCAATAAGCGCCGCGATACATCAGGTGCGGGTAAGGCGGTCTATGTTGGTTCTAGAGCAAAATTTATTATGACCGGTGGCCTCGTTACGAACAATACTGACGGAGGAGTTCAGTCCAAATCCGATGGTCAAATCCTTCTTTCAGGCGATGCAGTTATCGCGGGGAATACGTATCGAGATTCGGAGCGAAATGTTTATTTGGAAGGCAATAATTTTCTTTACCTAAACGGCAATTTTACCGGGGAAGCGGGGATCACCGCGTATGATCGGATGACTGTGGGGCGTCAGTTTGGACAAGCATCCGGGGGAAGTTGGACGGGACTGGAAAATCTGACTGCCGACAACTATCCAAATCTTTTTGCTATTTATGGTGAGAGTAATGCTTTGGTATGGCAATTGCCACCGACTGTGGAGATCACGACACCTGCTGGTAGTACGGTCTATGTAGCACAACCTGTGTTCGAAGGAACGACGGATGCGGGTGCGGACGTTACGGTTGAAATCAAAGACAAAGCCGGCAATATCGTGGGTACGCCAACGGTTACGGTCAATCCGGACGGTACATGGAGCTTCACGCCAGACAGCGATCTGGCAGATGGGGAGTACACAGTAGAAGTAACCGCTACATGGCATGGTAAATCCACTAAGGAAACGAAAGATATAACCGTAGATGCGACACCGCCATCTTTAGAGTTCACGGCCCCTACAGGTGATAAGGTCTACGTAGCACAACCTGTATTCGAAGGAACAACGGATGCGGGTGCGGACGTTACGGTTGAAATCAAAGACAAGGACGGCAATATCGTTGGTACGCCAACGGTTACGGTTAATCCAGACGGCACATGGAGCTTCACGTCAGAAGACGCCCTGGCAGATGGAGCGTACACAGTAGAAGTAACCGCTACGAAGGATGGTAAAATCAATAAGGAAACGAAGAATATAATCGTAGATACGACACCGCCATCTTTAGAGATCACGGCCCCTACAGGTGATACGATCTACGTTGCACGACCTACATTTGAAGGAACAACGGATGTGGGTGTAGACGTCACCGTTGAAATCAAAGACAAAGCTGGCAATATCGTTGGTACGCCAACGGTTACGGTCAGTCCAGACGGTACATGGAGCTTCACACCAGACAGCGACTTGGCAGATGGAGAGTACACAGTAGTAGTAACCGCAACAAAGGGTGGCATATCTACTGCTACGGAAACGAAAACAATAACAGTAGACACTAGCAAACCAACAGCCACCATCGACCAGCCAAGTGGTCAAGTCTTTGTAGCACGACCTGAGATATCTGGAACAGCGACCCCGGATTCGCAAGTCACGATTACTTACACAGACAAATCCGGCAACTTAGTAGCAGAAACAATTGACGTAGGAAGCGATGGCCTGTGGAGTCACAAGCCAGCAACAGATTTAGCAGAAGGTGACACAGAGATCACCGTGATTGTAGAAAAGAATGGGAAGACATCTACTCCAGTCACGAAGACGGTGTCTATAGATACAGAAAAAGTGGATAAAACTGCTTTACAAGCCTTAGTCACTGACACTGCTCAACAGATTGATGCTGGAACCCTAAGAGCAGAAGACTACACTTCTGAAAGCTGGAGAGAATTGCAGGATAAGTTGACCGTTGCTCGAAATGTGTTAAATGATGATCAGGCAACACGAACCCAGGTAGACCAAGCGTTCAAAGATTTAGCTCAAGCACTTAACAACCTGGAATCTATCCAGGCACCAGCAACGGGAGCACCTGTGGTAGACTCTGTTCAAGTTAATGATGCTGAACCAAACAAGCTGGTTCTCACTTTTGACAGAGACATCACTTTAACGGACGCTAATGGATTTAGTATTATTGGTTCCTATGGCACTATTTCTGTGACGGATTATGTTTACCATGGAGCTACACTCACACTTACCTTAAATTCTACTGTTGAACCAGGTCAACTGCTAACGATTTCCTATGAGCAAGAGAATGGAAGCATTGTCGCAGCGGATGGTGGTCAAGCTTTAGCTAGCTTTACCCGCAGAATTGTAGATAACCGAGTACAAGCTCCACAACCACCAACAGGAAAGTTGAATGCTCTTGGCTTAACGTATACTGATGGTACTGAAATTACGACAAATCCAGGTTTTACTCCTGACAATTTAGGTATATATGCAGTCACTGTTTCCAATGGAACCAGACAAATAAGCATAGACCCTGAAGCAGAAGCAGGAACAAGCCTGAAAGTATTCCATAACGGAGTGGAAGTCGCCGTTAGTGATTGGTCCGCCCTGCCACTTCAAGTAGGCAGGAACACGATTGAACTAAAGGTATATGATCTAACTGGGAAAATATTAAAAAACACCTACACCATTGAAATTACCCGCCAAAGTGCTTCACGTGGCGGTGGTGGTGGCGGCAACAGCGGTGGCGGCGGTACACCACCAGCCGGAGAAGAGTCAGGGGAACAACCAGGTATCATCAGTACAGATAACGGCAATAAGGAGCCCTTTGCTACTGGTGAAAAATCCGATCAAGGTACAACCGTGAACATTGATTCAGGCAAACTACAAGATATCCTTGGTGATGGACAAGCTCACCAACTTGGTATCGAGGTTAATGAAGCGGGAGACGTAAACATTCAGGGCTTAACTGCCGAAGACCTGCGTCAATTACGGGAGACAGGCTCAACCTTGGAAATTAGCACATCTTTAGCTCGTTATCCGGTACCTCAAGATCAATTGAATCTGGAGGCACTTGCCCAGCACTTCGGCAACACAGTCTTAGAAGAGATTGAAGTACAGATTACGATTCGACCTGCTAACGCCGCCTTGGTACAAGAAGTACAAAGAACGGCAGCTAGAGGAAACTATGAATTACTTACTGACCCTGTTCAAGTAAACTTAACCTTTAGCCATGATGGCAGGACAACAGAGATCGATCACCTGAATGGCTATGCGGCGAAGTATATCGCTCTACCAGCAGGTCTCGATCCGAATCGCATTACAACGGGGATTATTACCTATCCGGATGGAACCGTCTTCCATGTGCCTACTGTAGTAGTCACTAGAGACGGTCAATACTTTGCCAAAATCAATGACCTCTTAAGCCATGGCACTTACTCGGTTATTTGGAATCCAAAGAGCTTCTCTGATGTAGAAAATCATTGGGTTCAAGCAGCAGCTAACAACATGGGCGCAAGACTTGTCATTGAAGGCACAGGGAATAATCGGTTTGAACCCAATCGGGAAGTAACACGTGCTGAATTTGCGACCTTTATCGCTCGTGGATTAGGTTTAATGCATCAGGATGTGGAACAAAATATCTTTAAAGATGTGCAAACTGGTAAGTGGTATCATGATCCAATCGTTATCGCTAGCCAATTCGGCATTGTCTTAGGCTATGACGAAGGGACTTTCCGTGGAGAGCAGCAAATTACCCGTGAACAGGGTATTGCCATGATTGCTCGTGCCTACCGCTTAATTAAACCGCAACAAACGCAAAGCCAAGCAGAGGTAGACAGTATATTGGCTAAACATGCTGATAGCAAAAACATTTCCTCCTGGGCTCAAGCAGATGTGGCGATGATGGTCTCCCTAGGAATTGTGTACGGAGACAGCCAGCTGCACTTGAACCCTCAGGCTGAGATGACTCGTGCGGAAGCAGCGGCCTTGATTCAGCGCATTCTGCAACAGACAGGTTTAATCGACTAA
- a CDS encoding alpha/beta hydrolase, with translation MDTKAADMAANEMPEGTQVLYGEFAEAGAYYSCTYRPDVIYATYGDVERRLQIIMPQRENYKFPLVVFIQGSAWKKQDIYAAIPNLSHIAAKGYVIASVEIRDTEIARFPAAVEDVKCAIRFMRKHADEYGIDPKRVAVWGNSSGGHLSLMTGLTIGEYDNGLYSEQSDEVSAVVDYYGVSDLLTLGKYNDILDHDAADSPEGLFIGGRVKDHIELAKKASPIHQDLDKELPPFLIIHGDSDQIVHVNQSIEMYKALREHGQRVLFYKVAGADHGTGVWNPQVLDITAKFLASYLKRPYTD, from the coding sequence GTGGATACCAAAGCAGCGGATATGGCAGCGAACGAGATGCCCGAAGGAACGCAGGTTTTGTATGGCGAGTTTGCGGAAGCGGGAGCCTATTATTCTTGTACATATCGTCCTGACGTTATCTATGCGACATATGGAGATGTGGAAAGAAGACTGCAAATTATCATGCCGCAGCGAGAGAACTATAAATTCCCGCTTGTCGTCTTCATACAAGGTTCCGCTTGGAAGAAGCAGGATATCTATGCTGCGATTCCAAATCTCTCTCATATTGCGGCGAAGGGATATGTGATAGCCAGCGTTGAAATCAGGGACACCGAAATAGCACGATTCCCGGCTGCTGTTGAAGATGTGAAATGCGCGATCAGATTTATGCGCAAGCATGCGGATGAATACGGGATCGATCCGAAACGTGTAGCAGTATGGGGAAATTCATCAGGCGGACATCTTTCATTAATGACGGGGCTTACCATCGGCGAGTACGATAACGGACTTTATAGCGAACAGTCGGATGAAGTGAGTGCAGTGGTCGATTATTACGGAGTCTCGGATCTGCTTACGCTAGGAAAGTATAATGATATTCTAGATCATGATGCGGCCGATTCCCCTGAAGGCTTGTTTATTGGAGGAAGGGTAAAGGACCATATAGAATTGGCGAAGAAGGCAAGCCCTATCCATCAGGATTTGGATAAAGAGCTCCCGCCGTTTCTCATCATACATGGAGACAGCGATCAAATTGTTCACGTCAATCAGAGTATAGAGATGTATAAGGCGCTTAGGGAACATGGACAGAGGGTTCTGTTTTATAAAGTAGCGGGCGCTGATCATGGGACAGGGGTTTGGAATCCGCAGGTTCTGGATATTA